One Anolis carolinensis isolate JA03-04 chromosome 4, rAnoCar3.1.pri, whole genome shotgun sequence DNA window includes the following coding sequences:
- the lratd2 gene encoding protein LRATD2, with amino-acid sequence MGNQVEKLTHLNYKEVPTTDPTGMDKDEGPRIGVSYIFSNDDDDVEPQQNAVVSDISGEHPSSQPYDPQLHEVECSIYYRDECIYQKSFSVEDEADGGRGSHLTTYTPENLLNKCKPGDLVEFVCQSQYPHWVVYVGDFQVVHLHRLEIVNSFLTDASQGRRGRIANQLYHYKPLSPATVVRNALDQVGCKDRDLSWRNSECFAAWCRYGKREFKIGGELRIGKQPYRLQIQLAEKRSHTLEFQSLEDLIMEKRRNDQIGKAAVIQELSSHLQATEPEQDGGHNNEPGVRTVAE; translated from the coding sequence ATGGGGAATCAAGTGGAGAAGCTGACCCACTTAAACTACAAGGAGGTTCCCACAACTGACCCGACAGGCATGGACAAAGATGAGGGACCCAGGATTGGCGTCTCCTACATATTCTCCAATGATGACGACGACGTGGAGCCCCAACAGAATGCAGTGGTTTCGGACATCAGTGGAGAACATCCCTCATCACAGCCATATGACCCTCAGTTGCATGAAGTAGAATGTTCCATCTATTACCGCGATGAGTGCATTTATCAGAAAAGCTTTTCGGTTGAGGATGAGGCAGATGGAGGCCGAGGCAGCCATCTAACCACGTACACCCCAGAAAATCTGTTGAACAAGTGCAAGCCTGGCGATTTGGTGGAGTTCGTGTGCCAGTCCCAGTATCCCCACTGGGTGGTCTATGTAGGGGATTTCCAGGTGGTCCATCTGCATAGGTTGGAAATAGTGAACAGCTTTCTAACAGATGCCAGCCAGGGCCGGAGGGGACGTATTGCAAACCAACTGTACCATTACAAACCTCTCAGTCCGGCCACTGTGGTGCGGAACGCCCTGGATCAAGTGGGCTGCAAGGACCGGGATCTCAGTTGGAGGAACTCTGAGTGTTTTGCTGCCTGGTGCCGTTATGGCAAGCGCGAGTTCAAAATTGGTGGCGAGCTGCGCATAGGCAAGCAACCCTACCGGTTGCAGATCCAATTGGCAGAGAAACGCAGCCACACCCTGGAGTTTCAGAGCCTGGAGGATCTTATTATGGAGAAGAGAAGGAACGACCAGATAGGGAAGGCTGCTGTCATCCAAGAACTGTCCAGCCACCTGCAGGCAACCGAGCCAGAACAGGACGGCGGCCATAACAATGAGCCAGGTGTTCGGACTGTGGCAGAATAG